From one Caldisericum sp. genomic stretch:
- a CDS encoding iron ABC transporter permease, translating into MEKHSSTQNSGDYIKTPKEKRFLSVVVLAIAINIIFAVISISVGRFSISLQNIFLFFLGRLKGVEQSVILDVRLPRVIGALLIGATLSQTGAIYQGIFNNPLVSSYILGVSSGAGFGAALGILISNNMVVVEALAFAFGILAVLLTLSASRIKNDSITLVLAGFVIGSLFQSFTSFLKYVADPFSKLPQIVFWLMGSLAQISLKDVYIFAPILLLFLIVVSFFGWKLNILSFGDEEAISLGENPKALKRTLIVITTLQTAIVVSLGGVIGWVGLIVPHLVRFVVGYDNRYVLPLSALFGGAFLLLIDTISRTVFPSEIPIGILTAIVGAPFFIVLIRKKP; encoded by the coding sequence CTTAGTGTCGTAGTCCTTGCGATTGCCATAAATATCATATTCGCAGTTATTTCCATTTCTGTGGGGCGATTTAGCATAAGCCTTCAAAATATCTTTTTGTTCTTTTTGGGGAGACTTAAGGGCGTTGAGCAATCGGTAATTCTCGATGTAAGGCTTCCCCGGGTAATTGGAGCACTCCTGATCGGTGCAACACTTTCTCAAACTGGCGCTATCTATCAGGGAATATTCAACAACCCTCTTGTGTCGTCATACATCCTTGGTGTTTCGTCTGGTGCAGGGTTTGGGGCAGCGCTTGGGATACTTATTTCAAACAATATGGTAGTTGTGGAGGCATTAGCCTTTGCCTTCGGAATTTTAGCAGTCTTACTTACTTTGAGTGCCTCAAGGATAAAGAACGATAGCATTACGCTTGTCCTTGCAGGTTTTGTCATAGGAAGTCTCTTCCAGTCGTTTACATCATTTTTGAAGTATGTTGCAGACCCTTTTTCAAAGTTGCCACAAATTGTTTTCTGGTTAATGGGAAGCCTTGCGCAAATATCCCTTAAAGATGTTTATATTTTTGCACCTATCCTTCTTTTGTTCTTAATTGTTGTATCCTTTTTCGGGTGGAAATTAAACATCCTTTCCTTTGGCGATGAGGAAGCGATAAGCCTTGGCGAAAATCCAAAGGCACTTAAAAGGACTCTTATCGTGATTACAACCCTTCAAACAGCAATTGTCGTATCCCTGGGTGGCGTTATTGGATGGGTGGGGCTTATTGTCCCACATCTTGTAAGGTTTGTTGTAGGCTATGACAACAGGTATGTTTTGCCTTTATCAGCTCTTTTTGGTGGGGCGTTTCTTCTTCTCATTGATACAATCTCAAGGACAGTGTTCCCCTCGGAAATCCCAATTGGTATCCTCACTGCAATCGTTGGTGCCCCTTTCTTCATAGTCCTCATAAGGAAAAAGCCGTAA